CAAATTACCTGTTCGCGGTTTGGTTAAAAAGTATGCGGAAGAAGCAGGAATGCCATATATTATCGAACGATGGGCAGGTGGCATTTTAACCAACTGGAAAACTATTTCTTTGCGCGTTGAGTATTATCGCGACCTTGAGGCAAAGACCAAATCTGAAGATTGGGAAAAGTATCCTAAAATTGAGCGTTTGCACATGGAAGAGGAACTCGGACGGCTTGCAAGAGATTGGGGAGGTATTCATGATATGAAAAAGCAACCGGATGTCGTTGTGGTTGTTGATATGCATAGCGATAGTTTGGCGGTCGCAGAAGCAAATAAGCTCGATATTCCAGTTGTCGCGATTGCAGACACCAATATTAATGTCAATTTGGCAACTTATCCAATTCCTGCAAGCGACGATTCTCTCGCAAGCGTGGAGTTTATACTAGAGAAGTTGGCTGAGGCAATTACTAAGGGGAAGAGCAAGGTGAGTCAATAGATCATTTGAAGAAAATAGGTAGGCGCGAATAGTGAAGACAGAATCATGAATCATGAATACTGCACCTCACTATTCATAATTCATCTTTTTTTATGTCTATTTCTGCCCAACAAGTTCAGGAACTACGCCAAGCATCGGGCGCGGGTGTTATGGATGTGAAGCAAGCTCTTGAGGAAGCTGGTGGTGATATACAAATTGCGCGTGATATTTTGCGTAAGAAGGGAATGATTAAGGCGGCTAAAAAAATGGAACGTGAAACACACGAAGGCCGCGTTGAAGCATATATTCATGCAAATAATAAAGTCGGAGTATTGTTGAAGCTTTATTGCGAAACAGATTTTGTCGCGCAAAACGAACAGTTTGCTCAGCTTGCGCACGATCTTGTGTTGCACATCGCGGCATCAAATCCTCAATATGTTTCTCCAGCCGACGTTCCCGCGCAAATTTTGGACAACGAACGCCGTATTTATACAGAGCAATTGCAGGGATTGCAAAAGCCGACCGATGTTTTAGCGCAAATTATTGAAGGAAAGATAGAGAAGTTTATGCAAGAAGTCGCGCTCACCAAACAGCCATTCGTTAAAGATCTGGATAAAACCGTGGAAGATGTTATTAACGAGGCAATTGCAAAAATAGGGGAGAATATTCAGATTGGGGGATTTGTGCGTTATGAGCTCTAAATCTAGAATAGTGAATCACGAATCATGAATTATGAATTATGAATCACGTCAGTTAGCATTTATGATTCACAATTCATGATCCCATATTCATTTTTTATTCATGCTTTCTTTTTTCCCCCACATTCTTTTTTTACTAAGCGTAGCTGGTATCATCATCATTTTTGGTAAAAAACTCCCGACGCTTAAAAATACTACGGATGTCGAGCCATTGAATTATGAGGCAACAACATCTTTTTTGTATGACGTGTTTCGTTCCGCGCATATTTTGTTTAGTCGTTTTTTTGGATACTCGCAACGAGAAAAGGTATTTATCTATTTAGAAAAATTGCTTCGCAAAGTAAAGGTGCTTCTGATGCGTTGGGAAAATAAGCTGAGCAAAGCATTAGAGTATTTTTCAACTCGTTCTTCGCAGCGTATTTTGAAGGAAAGATTTGACCAAGAATCCAAACACAGAATTAGCTGGGACGACATTCGTCAAACAGAGGGAAATTTTTTCTCTGCCAAGCCGAAGTCTTCGGCGAAGGATGGTTTTAAGAAGATAGCTGATCCTATATTGGCAAGCTCAAATTCAGACGCTGATCTAAATGTTATTGTACGGCAAAAGAAGAAATCCGCCCCCATCTCGTCTAATTGGGGTTCCGGCGAGGTAGACAGAAAATCTAAAAGCAGTAAACAGGAGCAGTCAGTCCAGATTTCTCCAGTTTCAATCGTAAGCACAAATTCCGAAGAAGAAGAATTTTGGCTAAGTGTTCTTAGGCAAAATCCACACAACCCTCATCCATATAAAAAATTAGGCGAGATATATATGAACCGCGGTGAATATCATGAGGCGAAGGCAGCGTTTGTGTATGTTTTGAAGCGAAATCCCGATGATCAGGAAACTATGAAATGGCTTGAGAATATAAAAAGGAAGTAAGGGCTAGTATTTAAGATTTCTTGGTTTATATTCAATTTAGCCAGCGTAGCTCAGTTGGTAGAGCAACACTTTTGTAAAGTGAAGGTCGTCGGTTCGAATCCGACCGCTGGCTCATTGGCATCTTTAATGTGGGTTGGGCGGAAGAAGTAAAATAAGTGCGGTAGAAATAGCAATGCCCTCAACAACAGTCGAGGGCATTTCGTTTAGCGACTACCGCAAGACGCGGAACCCCAGCGGCCATCCGAGTCGCCGACCCCGTACCAGAAGAGCCTCGGCCGATCGCCGCCGTCCAGATAGACATTCGGCACCCCGTCGGCGGACTCGTAGCGGGAGCCGGTAGCCCACACATAGTGCCGCGAGAGCACATCCGTGTGAGTGGTGAGCGCCATGACCTCGGCGGCAGTGAGCGGAGACCGCTTCTGCTGCTTGAGGATTTTCTCGGCGTTCTCCGGCGACTTGCCGCGCGTGCTGTTGCCGTCCTCGACATCGTAGATGTAGTAGGGCTCGCTGGGAGCGTCCACCACATCGGAGATCGCGGTCGGGTTGAGATAGGTGTAGCCCACCTTCCCGCCGTTCTTGACCATCGCCATGAGGTCGTAGGGGCTCCGATACGAACGGGGGATGACCGGGAGGAACGGAATGTTGCCGTCTCCGATCG
This genomic interval from Candidatus Spechtbacteria bacterium contains the following:
- the tsf gene encoding translation elongation factor Ts, with translation MSISAQQVQELRQASGAGVMDVKQALEEAGGDIQIARDILRKKGMIKAAKKMERETHEGRVEAYIHANNKVGVLLKLYCETDFVAQNEQFAQLAHDLVLHIAASNPQYVSPADVPAQILDNERRIYTEQLQGLQKPTDVLAQIIEGKIEKFMQEVALTKQPFVKDLDKTVEDVINEAIAKIGENIQIGGFVRYEL
- the rpsB gene encoding 30S ribosomal protein S2, with translation MLEKIQFTPLDPQNSSSQVVDEGYIRSNNNPVSRIVNLTGFTDEVDASNVSAKSSLAKPRPLAEDGLAQGYSETKPGIIEPVSQEIANLFARGAHFGHQKSYVHPSMMPYIVGVRNNVHIIDVQQTLDKLEVARNFLSTQATQGKIILFVGTKLPVRGLVKKYAEEAGMPYIIERWAGGILTNWKTISLRVEYYRDLEAKTKSEDWEKYPKIERLHMEEELGRLARDWGGIHDMKKQPDVVVVVDMHSDSLAVAEANKLDIPVVAIADTNINVNLATYPIPASDDSLASVEFILEKLAEAITKGKSKVSQ